The DNA sequence GGCACGCGGGGGCCGTCCGCGGCGGCGGACGGCTGGCGGGGCGTGGCCGCGGAGCAGGAACCGGACGAGCCGGGCGGCCGGGCCGCGCTCCTGCTGGACCGTGCCGGCCGCTCCCGGCGGCTGCTCGGCTCGCTGCTGCGGCCGCACCCCGCCCCGATCGCGCTGCTCGTCGTGCTCATCGTGGTGTCGGGCGCGGCCGGGCTCGCCATCCCGTACCTGGTGAAGGTCGGCATCGACACCGGCATCCCGCCGCTGGTGGCGGGCCGCGGCCCGGGCACCCTGCTGCTCGTGGTCGGCGGCGTGCTCGGGGCCGCGCTGCTGCAGGGGATCACCCGGCAGGCGTTCCTGCGGCTGTCCGGCCGGGTCGGCCAGGACATCCTGCTCGAGCTGCGCCGCCGGGTGTTCACCCACTTCCAGCGGCTGTCGCTGTCGTTCCACGAGCGGTACACCTCGGGGCGGGTGATCGCCCGGCTCACCTCCGACGTCGAGGCGATCTCGGAGATGCTCGGCTCCGGGTTCGACCGGGTGGTCACCGCCGTGCTCACCCTCGCCGGCACCGCGGCGATGCTGCTCGTGCTCGACGCCCGGCTCGCCCTCGTCGCGCTGCTGCCGCTCCCGGTGCTGGTGCTGCTCACGCTGTGGTTCCGGCGCGAGTCCACCATCGCCTACCGCCGCACCCGGGAGGCCGTCGCGCTGGTGATCGTGCACTTCGTCGAGTCGATGACCGGCATCCGCGCGGTGCAGGCGTTCCGCCGCGAGGACCGCAACCAGGAGATCTTCGCGCGGCTCAACGCCGACTACCGCGACGCGAACCGGCGCAGCATGCACCTGAACGCGCTGTACATGCCGGGCACCAAGCTGATCGGCAACGTCACGGTCGCCCTCGTGCTGCTGTACGGCGGGTGGCTCGCGCTGCGCGGCACGGTCACCGTCGGCGTGCTCGCCGCGTTCCTGCTCTACCTGCGGCAGTTCTACGAGCCGATGCAGGACCTGTCCCAGTTCTACACGTCGGTGCAGTCGGCCGGCGCCGCGCTGGAGAAGCTCGCCGGGGTGCTGGAGGAGCGGCCCGCGGTGGCCGAGCCGGCCCGCCCGGTGCCGCTCCCCGCCGGGCCGGGGCCGCGGGGCGCGGTGCGGTTCGAGGGCGTGGAGTTCCGGTACGGCGACGGCCCGCCGGTGCTGCACCGGCTCGACCTGGCCATCCCCGCCGGGCAGACCGTGGCCGTGGTCGGCCCGACCGGGGCGGGCAAGACCACGATCGCCAAGCTCATCGCCCGGTTCTACGACCCGGTGGCCGGGCGGGTGCTGCTCGACGGGGTGGACCTGCGCGACCTCGACGAGGCCACGCTGCGCCGGAACGTGGTGATGGTGACCCAGGAGAACTTCCTGTTCTCCGGCACGGTGGCGGACAACATCCGGTTCGGGCGGCCGGACGCCACCATGGCCGAGGTGGTCGCGGCGGCGAAGGCGATCGGCGCGCACGAGTTCATCGCCGCCCTGCCCGACGGCTACCACACCCGGGTGGGCAAGCGCGGCGGGCGCATGTCGGCCGGGCAACGCCAGCTCGTGGCGTTCGCCCGGGTGTTCCTCGCCGACCCGGCGGTGCTCATCCTCGACGAGGCCACCTCCAGCCTCGACGTGCCGAGCGAGCGGCTGGTGCAGCGGGCGATGGCCACCGTGCTCGCCGGCCGTACCGCGCTGATCATCGCGCACCGGCTGTCCACGGTGGAGATCGCGCAGCGGGTGCTCGTCGTGGAGGACGGCCGCATCGTCGAGGACGGGCCACCGGACCGGCTCATCGCCGCGGCGGGGCGGTTCGCCGCGCTGCGGCGGGCCTGGCTCGACAGCATCGCCTGACGGGCTTCACCCGGCTTGTCCCGTGTCGAACGAAT is a window from the Thermopolyspora flexuosa genome containing:
- a CDS encoding ABC transporter ATP-binding protein — protein: MSASRGPAPASPPGPGATGTRGPSAAADGWRGVAAEQEPDEPGGRAALLLDRAGRSRRLLGSLLRPHPAPIALLVVLIVVSGAAGLAIPYLVKVGIDTGIPPLVAGRGPGTLLLVVGGVLGAALLQGITRQAFLRLSGRVGQDILLELRRRVFTHFQRLSLSFHERYTSGRVIARLTSDVEAISEMLGSGFDRVVTAVLTLAGTAAMLLVLDARLALVALLPLPVLVLLTLWFRRESTIAYRRTREAVALVIVHFVESMTGIRAVQAFRREDRNQEIFARLNADYRDANRRSMHLNALYMPGTKLIGNVTVALVLLYGGWLALRGTVTVGVLAAFLLYLRQFYEPMQDLSQFYTSVQSAGAALEKLAGVLEERPAVAEPARPVPLPAGPGPRGAVRFEGVEFRYGDGPPVLHRLDLAIPAGQTVAVVGPTGAGKTTIAKLIARFYDPVAGRVLLDGVDLRDLDEATLRRNVVMVTQENFLFSGTVADNIRFGRPDATMAEVVAAAKAIGAHEFIAALPDGYHTRVGKRGGRMSAGQRQLVAFARVFLADPAVLILDEATSSLDVPSERLVQRAMATVLAGRTALIIAHRLSTVEIAQRVLVVEDGRIVEDGPPDRLIAAAGRFAALRRAWLDSIA